The Bosea beijingensis genome contains the following window.
AAGCTGAACATACTGGTCCGGCTTGTGCTCCTTGAGCTTGTAGGGGCCGGTGCCGATGACTTCCTTGAGCGGCGTCGCCAGAGCCTCGGCCGGCATGATCGCGGCGGCGGAGTTGTTGAAGGCGAGCAGCGAGAGCAGCGGCGCATAGGGCTGGCTGAGGGTCAGGGTGACCTCGTTCGGTCCGGTCGCGGCGACCGACTTGACGTAGGTCGCGGTCTGCTTGCCGCGCGAGGCGACCTCCATCCAGCGCTTCAGCGAGGCGACGACGTCCTGGGCGGTCATGTCGCGGCCGTTATGGAACTTGATGCCCTGGCGGAGCGCGATCTTGTAGATCGTGCCGTCGGCACTGATGGTCGGCATCGTCTCGGCCAGCAGCGGCGTGACGTTCCACTTGCTGTCGAAGGTGAACAGCGTCTCGAAGACATGCTGCGAGATCATGCCCACGAGGTCGGTCGCGCTGATGCCCGGATCGAGCGAGGCGGGCTCACCGATTACCGCGACATTGACGATGCCGCCGGCCTGCTGGGCGGCGCTTGGCGAGATAGACGAAAGCGAGATCGACGCGGCGACCCCCACGAGAGCCAGGAATTTCCTCATTGCCGTTTTATTCCGCTATTATGATATATAGGCCATAATAACAAAACATCCGGGTCTCAGGCTGTCAAGCGATGGCGCCGGTGGTTTCGGGCAAAGTGCTGCTGTTTCGATTCCGGCCGTCTTTCAATGATAGTACGATCGATGTGGCAGGCTATTGCAGCGCCTTGAAGATCAGTGCGGTATTGAGGCCGCCGAAGGCGAAGGAATTCGACATCGCGATCGGGATCGGCATCGGCCGGGCCCGGTTCGGCACGCAGTCGATGTCGCAGTCCGGGTCGGGCGCGTCGAAATTGGCGGTCGGCGGGGCCATGCCGTTCTCGATCGCCATGATCGTCGCGATCGCCTCGAAGGCGCCGGCGGCGCCGAGCGCATGGCCGGTCACACCCTTGATCGAGGAGGTCGGCGGCACGGGCCGATCACCGAAAAGCCGTTTCAGCGCCTGCGTCTCGGCCCGGTCATTGGCGCGCGTGCCGGTGCCGTGGGCGTTGACATAGGCGAGATCGCCGGCATCGAGACCGGCATCGGCCAGCGCCAGGGCCATGGCTCGTGTCATGCCGTCGACATTGGGCGCGACGATGTCACCCGCATCGGCGCTGAAGCCGAAGCCGGCGGCCTCGATCGTGGGTGCGAGGCCCCGGCCGCGCGCATGCGCCTCGGTCTCCAGTACGATGATGCCAGCGCCTTCTCCGAGCATGAGGCCGTCGCGCCCGGCCGCGAAGGGCCGGCAGGCGGTGCGCGACATGATCTTCATCGCATCCCAGGCGAGCAGCGTCCCGGCCGAGAGCGGGGCTTCCGTGCCGCCGGCGATGACGATGTCGGCGAGGCCTGCGCGCAGGAACTGCATGGCCGTGCCGATGGCGTGGCTGGAGGACGCGCAGGCGCTCGACGTCACGAAACAGGGCCCGGTCGCGCCTGTCGCCATCGAGACCCAGCTTGCCGACGAGCTCACCATGACCTTGGCCACAGTCATCGGGTGAGGGCGCTTGTTCTGGGTATAGAGTCGGGAATACTGATCATCGGTGCTGCATTGCCCGCCGGCAGAGTTGCCGAGGATGACGCCGACGCGCTCGGGGCGGGGCAGGCCGGTGCCGAGGTCGGCGGCGGCCAGAGCCTGGCGCGCCGCGGCAACGGCGAACAGCGCGTTGCGATCACAGGCCGAGGGCGACAGGCCGAGCCCTTCCATGAAGCCCTGGTTCCGCACCTCCGCCACGCGGATGCTCTTGCCGGGCTGCGTCGAGGCTTCCCCGAAATCTCCGTTTCCTGCCAGCAGGGCCTGCCAGAAGCTATCGGTATCGCTGCCGGCTGGGGAGACGATGCCGAGACCCGAGACGACGATCCGCGTCATGCCACCTGCTTCTTGGCGAGCAGCTTGGCGACCTCGTTGCAGAGCTGGCCGATCGTCTTCACATCGTTGATATCGTTGTTGGCGTTGTAGTCGATCTCGATGCCGAAATGATCTTCGAGCTTGAAGATGATTTCGACGAAATCATAGGAGTTGAAACCGGTATCCTCCAGCAAGGTCTCCGGACCCCAGGCGACGTCGGCAAGCTTTCCGCGATCGCGCGACGGGTTCTCCGCGATGACCTGCTTGAGCATCCCGATCAGAAAATCGACCGTGATCGTCTGTGCCTCACTCGACATGGCAGAGTGCTATCCTCGTTCGCAACGGCTGCCACACCCTTGCTTGAGTTCAGCCGGGCCGTAAACCACTTATCGGCCGGGAAGCATGGTCGCGCAGCATGGCTGCCCGGTCTCGGTCGCGGCTTGTCGCGCACGACATGACGCGCTCTCGCGCTCTCTCGAACGGTGGACGTGCGTCAGGGCGGTTTGCGGCGTGACATTGTTCCAGGGCCTTCATGGCCGATGACGAAGCCGAGCTGTTTCGCCAGGGCTGGAGCAGGCAGCACGACCGCGGCGGCTGCCGCCCGGCTTCCTTCATTTGAACGATGACGCGGCGCAGATACGCAAAGGGCGGGGCCGCGAGCGGCCCCGCCCTTTGCGGGCAGTCACATTGGAGCGGTGTGCTCAGAAGCGATAGCTCACGCCGGCACGGCCGCTGTGATAGCGCGGCTCCTGGGTGCCGCTGAAGCCGGGGAAGGCCCGCTGCGAGTCGTTCTGCATGTGCTCGAACTGGGTGAAGCGGTATTCGACGCGGGCCGACAGCGACTGCGTGAAAGCGTATTCGATACCGCCGCCGACCGTATAGCCGGTCGCCGTCTTGCTGAAGCTCTCGGAGGTGCCCGGCCAGTTCCAGTAGGTGCTCTTGATGTCGGCGACGGCGAGACCGCCGGTCGCGTAGAGCAGCGCCGGTCCGATCGCATAGCCGAGGCGCAGGCGCAGCGAGCCTTGCGTATCGATCTCCGTCCGGCCGCGGCCGCCAGGATTGAACGGTGCGACCGGCGGGTCGGTGAAGCCGCCCTTGACCTTGCCGAACTCGATGTCGCCTTCGACACCGGCGACGAATGCGCCGAACTGGT
Protein-coding sequences here:
- a CDS encoding beta-ketoacyl-[acyl-carrier-protein] synthase family protein, which codes for MTRIVVSGLGIVSPAGSDTDSFWQALLAGNGDFGEASTQPGKSIRVAEVRNQGFMEGLGLSPSACDRNALFAVAAARQALAAADLGTGLPRPERVGVILGNSAGGQCSTDDQYSRLYTQNKRPHPMTVAKVMVSSSASWVSMATGATGPCFVTSSACASSSHAIGTAMQFLRAGLADIVIAGGTEAPLSAGTLLAWDAMKIMSRTACRPFAAGRDGLMLGEGAGIIVLETEAHARGRGLAPTIEAAGFGFSADAGDIVAPNVDGMTRAMALALADAGLDAGDLAYVNAHGTGTRANDRAETQALKRLFGDRPVPPTSSIKGVTGHALGAAGAFEAIATIMAIENGMAPPTANFDAPDPDCDIDCVPNRARPMPIPIAMSNSFAFGGLNTALIFKALQ
- a CDS encoding acyl carrier protein, which gives rise to MSSEAQTITVDFLIGMLKQVIAENPSRDRGKLADVAWGPETLLEDTGFNSYDFVEIIFKLEDHFGIEIDYNANNDINDVKTIGQLCNEVAKLLAKKQVA
- a CDS encoding outer membrane protein, with the protein product MRGFRHFLLAATLLSASSGAMAADLPSTRKGPPPMMMPPAMTWTGFYVGGQAGYSWGVDTTKEFLTATMGYVGLKNRFEPDGFIGGAHVGANYQFGAFVAGVEGDIEFGKVKGGFTDPPVAPFNPGGRGRTEIDTQGSLRLRLGYAIGPALLYATGGLAVADIKSTYWNWPGTSESFSKTATGYTVGGGIEYAFTQSLSARVEYRFTQFEHMQNDSQRAFPGFSGTQEPRYHSGRAGVSYRF